The following are from one region of the Hymenobacter sp. YIM 151858-1 genome:
- a CDS encoding ArsR/SmtB family transcription factor: MTYAKLSGFTEAQRQLARVAKALSHPARIAIIELLAAKKSCISGDIAAELPLSRTTVSQHLQELKAAGLIRGDIDGLTVCYCLDTDTLSRVQQHFGAFLQQAACCNTTDASAGCAC; the protein is encoded by the coding sequence ATGACTTACGCCAAGCTTTCCGGGTTCACCGAAGCCCAGCGGCAGCTAGCCCGGGTAGCCAAGGCTTTGAGCCACCCGGCCCGCATTGCCATCATCGAGCTGCTGGCCGCCAAAAAATCCTGCATTTCGGGCGACATCGCGGCCGAGCTGCCTTTGTCGCGCACCACGGTTTCGCAGCACCTGCAGGAGCTGAAAGCTGCCGGGCTGATCAGGGGCGACATCGACGGCCTCACGGTGTGCTACTGCCTCGACACCGACACGCTCAGCCGCGTGCAGCAACACTTTGGCGCCTTTCTGCAACAAGCCGCCTGCTGCAACACCACCGACGCTTCGGCTGGCTGCGCCTGCTAG
- a CDS encoding ArsI/CadI family heavy metal resistance metalloenzyme, translating into MKTASFPRMHVSLYVSDIQATISFYDTFFGQPADKIKPGYAKYVLEQPSLIISFVQNPTRVQSHFGHLGFQVETPEQLQQRLAVANAAGLVQRQEIGTNCCYAKQDKFWVNDPDGVEWEVYYFHEDAEFNDPHYDDHDTAGAASQCCIAPSAAEVLTTAPMAFTLLDTAAPAAACCGTSGSC; encoded by the coding sequence ATGAAAACCGCTTCCTTCCCCCGCATGCACGTTTCGCTGTACGTGTCCGATATCCAGGCCACCATCAGCTTTTACGACACGTTTTTCGGCCAGCCCGCCGATAAGATTAAACCCGGCTACGCCAAGTACGTGCTCGAGCAGCCCTCGCTGATTATCTCGTTTGTGCAGAACCCAACGCGCGTGCAAAGTCACTTCGGCCACCTGGGCTTTCAGGTAGAAACGCCTGAGCAGCTGCAGCAGCGCCTGGCCGTGGCAAACGCGGCGGGGCTGGTACAGCGCCAGGAAATCGGCACCAACTGCTGCTACGCCAAGCAAGATAAGTTTTGGGTAAACGACCCCGACGGCGTAGAATGGGAGGTGTACTACTTTCATGAGGACGCCGAGTTCAACGACCCGCACTACGACGACCACGACACGGCCGGAGCAGCCAGCCAGTGCTGCATTGCCCCCAGCGCGGCCGAGGTGCTGACCACCGCCCCAATGGCCTTTACGCTGCTCGACACCGCGGCCCCGGCAGCCGCGTGCTGCGGCACCAGCGGCAGCTGCTGA